In one Papio anubis isolate 15944 chromosome 11, Panubis1.0, whole genome shotgun sequence genomic region, the following are encoded:
- the FXYD4 gene encoding FXYD domain-containing ion transport regulator 4 isoform X1 produces MILLLQDTGEGAVRNLQSHTVADQASCEPGADPWAADPSPSAYPLQSCHSNCDMERVTLALLLLAGLTALEANDPFANEDDPFYYDWKNLQLSGLICGGLLAIAGIVAVLSSKCKCKSSQKQHRLYHYLLSIGPASRDGLKPNTGPQRLLPWEALSSKKDFFPRAGC; encoded by the exons ATGATCCTCCTTTTACAGGACACTGGTGAAGGAGCAGTGAGGAACCTGCAGAGTCACACCGTTG CTGACCAAGCGAGCTGTGAGCCTGGAGCAGATCCGTGGGCTGCAGACCCCAGCCCCAGTGCCTATCCCCTGCAGTCCTGCCACTCGAACTGTGACATGGAGAGAGTGACCCTGGCCCTTCTCCTACTGGCAG GCCTGACTGCCTTGGAAGCCAATGACCCATTTG CCAATGAAGATGATCCCTTCTACTATG ACTGGAAAAACCTGCAGCTGAGCGGACTGATCTGCGGAGGGCTCCTGGCCATTGCTGGGATCGTGGCAGTTCTGA gtaGCAAATGCAAATGCAAGAGCAGCCAGAAGCAGCACAG GCTCTACCACTACCTGCTGAGCATAGGACCGGCCTCCAGGGATGGCCTGAAGCCTAACACTGGCCCCCAGCGCCTCCTCCCCTGGGAGGCCTTATCCTCAAAGAAGGACTTCTTTCCAAGGGCAGGCTGTTAG
- the LOC101025655 gene encoding 60S ribosomal protein L7a-like gives MPKGKKAKGKKVAPAPAVVKKQEAKKVVNPLFEKRPKNFGIGQDIQPKRDLTRFVKWPRYIRLQRQRAILYKRLEVPPAINQFTQALDRQTATQLLKLAHKYRPETKQEKKQRLLARAEKKAAGKGDVPTKRPPVLRAGVNTVTTLVENKKAQLVVIAHDVDPIELVVFLPALCRKMGVPYCIIKGKARLGHLVHRKTCTTVAFTQVNSEDKGALAKLVEAIRTNYNDRYDEIRRQCPGSQVCGSYCQARKGKG, from the coding sequence ATGCCGAAAGGAAAGAAGGCCAAGGGAAAGAAGGTGGCTCCGGCCCCTGCTGTCGTGAAAAAGCAGGAGGCCAAGAAAGTGGTGAATCCCCTGTTTGAGAAAAGACCTAAGAATTTTGGCATTGGACAGGACATCCAGCCCAAAAGAGACCTCACCCGCTTTGTGAAATGGCCTCGCTATATCAGGTTGCAGCGGCAGAGAGCCATCCTCTATAAGCGGCTGGAAGTGCCTCCTGCTATTAACCAGTTCACCCAGGCCCTGGACCGCCAAACAGCTACTCAGCTGCTTAAGCTGGCCCACAAGTACAGACCAGAGACAAAACAAGAGAAGAAGCAGAGGCTGTTGGCCCGGGCCGAGAAGAAAGCTGCTGGCAAAGGGGATGTCCCCACTAAGAGACCACCTGTCCTTCGAGCAGGAGTTAACACCGTCACCACCTTGGTGGAGAACAAGAAGGCTCAGCTGGTGGTGATTGCACATGACGTGGATCCCATCGAGCTGGTTGTCTTCTTGCCTGCCCTGTGTCGTAAAATGGGGGTCCCTTACTGCATTATCAAGGGGAAGGCCAGACTGGGCCATCTAGTCCACAGGAAGACCTGCACCACTGTCGCCTTCACACAGGTGAACTCGGAAGACAAAGGCGCTTTGGCTAAGCTGGTGGAAGCTATCAGGACCAATTACAACGACAGATACGATGAGATCCGCCGTCAATGTCCTGGGTCCCAAGTCTGTGGCTCGTATTGCCAAGCTCGAAAAGGCAAAGGCTAA
- the FXYD4 gene encoding FXYD domain-containing ion transport regulator 4 isoform X3, with amino-acid sequence MERVTLALLLLAGLTALEANDPFANEDDPFYYDWKNLQLSGLICGGLLAIAGIVAVLSSKCKCKSSQKQHRLYHYLLSIGPASRDGLKPNTGPQRLLPWEALSSKKDFFPRAGC; translated from the exons ATGGAGAGAGTGACCCTGGCCCTTCTCCTACTGGCAG GCCTGACTGCCTTGGAAGCCAATGACCCATTTG CCAATGAAGATGATCCCTTCTACTATG ACTGGAAAAACCTGCAGCTGAGCGGACTGATCTGCGGAGGGCTCCTGGCCATTGCTGGGATCGTGGCAGTTCTGA gtaGCAAATGCAAATGCAAGAGCAGCCAGAAGCAGCACAG GCTCTACCACTACCTGCTGAGCATAGGACCGGCCTCCAGGGATGGCCTGAAGCCTAACACTGGCCCCCAGCGCCTCCTCCCCTGGGAGGCCTTATCCTCAAAGAAGGACTTCTTTCCAAGGGCAGGCTGTTAG
- the FXYD4 gene encoding FXYD domain-containing ion transport regulator 4 isoform X2: protein MILLLQDTGEGAVRNLQSHTVADQASCEPGADPWAADPSPSAYPLQSCHSNCDMERVTLALLLLAGLTALEANDPFANEDDPFYYDWKNLQLSGLICGGLLAIAGIVAVLSSKCKCKSSQKQHSPVLEKTIPLITPGSTTTC, encoded by the exons ATGATCCTCCTTTTACAGGACACTGGTGAAGGAGCAGTGAGGAACCTGCAGAGTCACACCGTTG CTGACCAAGCGAGCTGTGAGCCTGGAGCAGATCCGTGGGCTGCAGACCCCAGCCCCAGTGCCTATCCCCTGCAGTCCTGCCACTCGAACTGTGACATGGAGAGAGTGACCCTGGCCCTTCTCCTACTGGCAG GCCTGACTGCCTTGGAAGCCAATGACCCATTTG CCAATGAAGATGATCCCTTCTACTATG ACTGGAAAAACCTGCAGCTGAGCGGACTGATCTGCGGAGGGCTCCTGGCCATTGCTGGGATCGTGGCAGTTCTGA gtaGCAAATGCAAATGCAAGAGCAGCCAGAAGCAGCACAG TCCCGTACTTGAGAAAACTATCCCACTCATCACTCCAG GCTCTACCACTACCTGCTGA